AAGGTATGTTCATAGTGGATCTCAAACTTGGCGCCGTATTCATACGACTTGACCAGCAAAAACGTCAGTGCCAGCAGGATCGTAAGCCCCATGAACACCCGGTACTGTCCCGGGTTCTTGAGTTTCAGCGAAGCCCAGGACATGACCATGGTCATACTGGAGGTGATCAGGACGACCGTGTTGAAGGTCCCTATCGGAACGTTGAGGATGGATGACCCGTGCGGCCAGTGCGGCGCGCCCATGCGCAGGATGATGTAAGTGGAGAACAAGGCGCCGAACAGCATGATTTCTGAGGCCAGGAACAGCCAGATGCCCATCTTGGCGTTGTATAGCCCGGTGTCATGCCGGGTCTCCACGGTATATGGAATCGCGGTGTCAGACATGGCCTTAGATTTTTTCCTGGTGTTGAGGGGTGAAATCCGCGGCGGCGCCGGGGACGCTGTATTCATAAGGCCCGCGGAAAACATCCGGGACTTTCTCAAAATTTCCGTGAGGCGGGGGCGACGGGGCCGCCCACTCCAGGGTCGTCGCTTCCCAGGGGTTGTCAGACGTTTTGGCCCCTTTGAACATGCTCCAGAGGATATTGATGATGAACGGGACTTGGGCGATCGCCAGGCCCCAGGCCGCCCAGGACATCACGACGTTCAGCTGCAGAACGCCCTTGCTGAATTCATACGTTGCCCCGCCGTCGTAAAGCCGCCGGGACACGCCGGCCAGGCCCTGGATGAACATGGGCATAAAAATAACGTTCATCGCCACCAGAGACGGCCAGAAATGGAGATGGCCCAACCCTTCATTCATCCCGCGGCCCGTGACTTTTGGAAACCAGTAATAAATGCCCGCGAAGAGGGCAAAAATCGTTCCCGGAGCGACCACGTAATGGAAATGGCCAATGACGTAATACGTGTCGTGTAAATAAATGTCCGCCGTGGACAACCCCAGGGGAAGCCCGGTGAGGCCCCCAATCCCGAACATCGGCAGGAACGCCAGGGCGAAGAGCATCGGAATGTTGAAACGGATCGAACCTCCCCAGAGCGTGATGAACAGGGCCGCCAGGATGATGACCGACGGGATGGAAATAATCATGGTGGTGGCCTGGAAAAAGGCGCTGATCGCCGTGCCCATTCCGGTCAGATACATGTGGTGCGCCCACACGATCATGGACATGAAGCCCAGGAAGAGCACGGAATAAACCATGGCCTTGTAGCCGCCGATGGGTTTGCGCGTGTTGTTGGCGATGACCTCGGTGACGATCCCCATGGCCGGCAGAATGAGCACATAAACTTCCGGGTGGGCC
This window of the Candidatus Omnitrophota bacterium genome carries:
- a CDS encoding cbb3-type cytochrome c oxidase subunit I; the encoded protein is MNHSQHDSHELPFWRKYIFSTDHKVIGLQYGITALCFLLFGFSLIMLMRWQLAYPGEPLPLIGKWFGPDRMPDGRMLPEFYNQLGAMHGTIMVFLGIVPLAVGAFGNYIVPLQIGAPDMAFPRLNMASYWAFFAGGVIMLVSFFVPGGAANSGWTSYAPLASVPSANTGYWGQNMWLIGMVFLITSSLLGAVNFITTIFQLRAKGLTFMRLPFFVWAQLVTSFLLLLAFPPLEAAGILQLMDRMVGTSFFTPSGLMVSGQPVQASGGGSVLLWQHLFWFLAHPEVYVLILPAMGIVTEVIANNTRKPIGGYKAMVYSVLFLGFMSMIVWAHHMYLTGMGTAISAFFQATTMIISIPSVIILAALFITLWGGSIRFNIPMLFALAFLPMFGIGGLTGLPLGLSTADIYLHDTYYVIGHFHYVVAPGTIFALFAGIYYWFPKVTGRGMNEGLGHLHFWPSLVAMNVIFMPMFIQGLAGVSRRLYDGGATYEFSKGVLQLNVVMSWAAWGLAIAQVPFIINILWSMFKGAKTSDNPWEATTLEWAAPSPPPHGNFEKVPDVFRGPYEYSVPGAAADFTPQHQEKI